One window from the genome of Cricetulus griseus strain 17A/GY chromosome 2, alternate assembly CriGri-PICRH-1.0, whole genome shotgun sequence encodes:
- the Znf24 gene encoding zinc finger protein 24 isoform X2: protein MSAQSVEEDSVLIIPNPDEEEKILRVKLEEDPDGEEGSSISWNHLPDPEVFRQRFRQFGYQDSPGPREAVSQLRELCRLWLRPETHTKEQILELVVLEQFVAILPKELQTWVREHHPENGEEAVTVLEDLESELDDPGQPVSLRRRKREVLVEEISQEDAQGLPSSELDAVENQLKWASWELHSLRHCDDDARTENGALAPKQEIASAVESHEVPGTLNIGVPQIFKYGETCLPKGRFERKRNPSRKKQHICDECGKHFSQGSALILHQRIHSGEKPYGCVECGKAFSRSSILVQHQRVHTGEKPYKCLECGKAFSQNSGLINHQRIHTGEKPYECVQCGKSYSQSSNLFRHQRRHNAEKLLNVVKV from the exons ATGTCTGCACAATCGGTGGAAGAAGATTCAGTACTTatcatcccaaatccagatgaagaagaaaaaattctGAGAGTGAAACTAGAGGAGGATCCTGATGGTGAAGAGGGGTCAAGCATTTCCTGGAATCATCTCCCTGACCCAGAAGTTTTCCGACAGCGGTTCAGGCAGTTTGGATACCAGGATTCACCAGGTCCCCGAGAGGCTGTGAGCCAGCTCCGTGAACTTTGCCGCTTGTGGCTCAGACCAGAGACACACACGAAGGAACAGATACTGGAGCTGGTAGTGTTGGAGCAGTTTGTTGCCATCTTACCCAAGGAGCTACAGACTTGGGTTCGAGAACATCACCCAGAGAATGGAGAGGAGGCAGTGACCGTTCTAGAGGACTTGGAGAGTGAACTGGATGATCCTGGACAGCCG GTTTCTCTCCGTCGCCGAAAACGGGAAGTGCTTGTAGAGGAGATATCTCAAGAAGATGCTCAGGGATTACCAAGTTCTGAGCTTGATGCTGTAGAGAATCAGCTCAAGTGGGCATCCTGGGAACTCCACTCTCTGAGGCACTGTG aTGATGATGCTAGGACAGAGAATGGAGCACTGGCTCCCAAGCAGGAGATTGCTTCAGCTGTAGAATCTCATGAAGTTCCTGGTACTCTTAATATAGGTGTTcctcaaatttttaaatatggaGAAACCTGTTTACCCAAGGGCAgatttgaaagaaagagaaatcctTCTCGAAAGAAACAGCACATATGTGACGAATGTGGAAAGCACTTCAGCCAGGGCTCAGCCCTTATTCTTCATCAGAGAATCCACAGTGGGGAGAAGCCTTATGGATGCGTTGagtgtggaaaagccttcagCAGAAGTTCCATCCTCGTGCAGCACCAGCGAGtccacactggagaaaaaccttaCAAGTGTCttgagtgtgggaaagcctttagcCAGAATTCTGGGCTCATTAATCATCAGCGAAtccacactggggagaaaccatatgaatgtgTTCAGTGTGGAAAATCCTACAGTCAAAGTTCAAATCTTTTTAGACATCAGAGAAGACACAATGCAGAGAAACTTTTGAATGTtgtgaaagtttaa